Within Streptomyces albofaciens JCM 4342, the genomic segment TCCCCGCCGCCGCCCGCGCGGTCGTGCGCGCCGCCGTCGAGACCGCGCAGCGCGACGAGCTGCTGCACTGCGATGACGTGGCCGAGCAGGTCGTCGAAGAACTGACGGCCCAGGGCTGGACGATCACGCTCGCCGAATCCCCCACCGGCCCCCCAGCAGCCGCGTAACCCGCGCCGGGGGCGGTAATTGAAGCGGGATGCGCCGCCCCCTACGCGCTATGGTCCATCCATGGATGGTGCGAACCATTCACGGAAAGAACATGTAGAACGACTACATCCCGACGGAGGTACATCCATGGACCGGCCCACCCCGGCCGCACGGTTCGCCGCCAAGGTGACCACCGCCGGCCCCTGGTCACTCCGCCGAGACTGCCCCGGCCCCTGCCACCTGTGGGCCGGAGCCACCAACGAGAAGGGCTACGGGTCCTTTTGGGTCGACGGCCACACCGTCAAGGCCCACCGCTACGCCTACGAGCAGGCCCACGGGCCCATACCGACAGGTCTTGAGGTTGACCACCGGTGCCGCCGCCGCGAATGCGTCGCCCCCGCCCACCTCGACGCCGTCACCCACCGCACCAACATCCTTCGGTCGACGAACCACGTCGCCGCCCGCGCCGCCGTCACGCACTGCCCCGCCGGCCACCCCTATGACCAGGCGAACACCGTCCGCGCGAAGAACGGGACACGGAAATGCCGGACGTGCAAGAACGCGTCCGCCCGCGCCGCCCGCGCCGCAAAACGCGAGGCCCCCCTCGCCTCCGTCACACCGATTCGACCGACCGCCCCCACCCTCGAAAGGGCCGCGTAACCATGAGTGGCGACACCACAATCACGATGGTCGGCAACGTCGTTGCCGATCCCGAGTTGCGTTTTACCCCGTCCGGCGCTCCGGTCTGCAACTTTCGCATGGCCAACACCCCCCGGAAGTTCAACCGCCAGGCCAACGAATGGGAGGACGGCGAGCCGCTGTTCCTCTCCGTGGCCGTGTGGCGCCAGCAGGCCGAGCACGTCGCAGAATCGATTCAGCGCGGCACCCGCGTGATCGTCGTTGGCCGCCTCACTCAGCGCCAGTACGAGGACCGCGAAGGCAAGACCCGT encodes:
- a CDS encoding CinA family protein, which gives rise to MIPAAARAVVRAAVETAQRDELLHCDDVAEQVVEELTAQGWTITLAESPTGPPAAA
- a CDS encoding HNH endonuclease signature motif containing protein, coding for MDRPTPAARFAAKVTTAGPWSLRRDCPGPCHLWAGATNEKGYGSFWVDGHTVKAHRYAYEQAHGPIPTGLEVDHRCRRRECVAPAHLDAVTHRTNILRSTNHVAARAAVTHCPAGHPYDQANTVRAKNGTRKCRTCKNASARAARAAKREAPLASVTPIRPTAPTLERAA
- a CDS encoding single-stranded DNA-binding protein translates to MSGDTTITMVGNVVADPELRFTPSGAPVCNFRMANTPRKFNRQANEWEDGEPLFLSVAVWRQQAEHVAESIQRGTRVIVVGRLTQRQYEDREGKTRSSYEIQADEVAPSLLRATAVVTKAGSAQGAQQPYGQQSQSYAQQPAADQWSTGGYRDEAPF